In Synechococcus sp. HK05, a genomic segment contains:
- a CDS encoding bifunctional riboflavin kinase/FAD synthetase, whose protein sequence is MIPLRSPEQAARPTAIALGSFDGLHQGHRRVIASVVDRAAAAQLVPTVVSFWPHPREVLYGEARLRLDLPAEKIHLLEPLGIEQLVLVPFTPELAALSPEQFVQQVLVQQLQAQLVAVGENFRFGAGRAGDIHTLRHLCAERGIELLVQPILTDSTGRLSSSRIRRALEGGALQDAAALLDRPYRFGGRVVRGRGLGRELGWPTANLQVDGRKFLPQQGVYAAWVWLQGERLPGERLAAVMNLGPQPTVDPTAPSAVEVHLLGRRLELEGAELLVEPVALLRQQQRFESLEALVAQIACDAATAEQLLGSAGGVGVGHAPADEGGNGPQQQNP, encoded by the coding sequence TTGATTCCTCTGCGCAGCCCCGAGCAAGCCGCACGGCCCACGGCGATCGCCCTTGGCAGTTTTGATGGGCTGCACCAAGGCCACCGGCGGGTGATTGCGTCGGTGGTGGACCGTGCCGCGGCGGCGCAGCTGGTGCCCACGGTGGTGAGTTTTTGGCCCCATCCGCGCGAGGTGCTCTACGGCGAGGCGCGCCTGCGGCTTGATCTACCCGCCGAAAAAATCCACCTGCTGGAGCCTCTTGGCATCGAGCAATTGGTGCTGGTGCCCTTCACACCGGAGCTGGCGGCCCTGAGCCCGGAGCAGTTTGTGCAGCAGGTGCTGGTGCAGCAGCTGCAGGCCCAGCTGGTGGCGGTGGGGGAAAACTTCCGCTTCGGCGCCGGCCGCGCTGGCGATATCCACACGCTGCGGCATTTATGCGCTGAGCGCGGGATTGAGCTGCTGGTGCAACCGATCCTCACCGACAGCACAGGCCGTTTGAGCAGCAGCCGCATCCGCCGGGCGCTCGAGGGTGGAGCGCTCCAGGACGCGGCGGCCCTGCTCGATCGCCCCTATCGCTTTGGCGGGAGGGTGGTACGGGGCCGGGGCCTTGGCCGTGAACTGGGCTGGCCCACCGCCAACCTGCAGGTGGATGGGCGCAAGTTCTTGCCCCAGCAGGGGGTGTATGCCGCCTGGGTGTGGCTGCAGGGCGAACGGCTCCCCGGCGAGCGCCTGGCCGCGGTGATGAACCTCGGGCCCCAGCCCACCGTGGATCCCACCGCTCCATCAGCCGTGGAGGTGCATCTGCTCGGCCGGCGCCTGGAGCTGGAAGGCGCCGAGCTGCTGGTGGAACCGGTGGCGCTGCTGCGTCAGCAGCAGCGGTTCGAGAGCCTCGAAGCGCTGGTGGCGCAGATTGCGTGCGATGCGGCCACCGCTGAGCAGCTGCTGGGCTCAGCCGGCGGGGTAGGCGTTGGCCATGCCCCAGCTGATGAAGGCGGCAATGGCCCCCAGCAGCAGAATCCCTGA
- a CDS encoding thiamine phosphate synthase, whose protein sequence is MTAPAQLQPVLRLLDANLDRAREGLRVVEDWCRFGLDRADLVARLKDLRQRLGLLHADRYKQARHTAGDVAAGMAHPAQAQRQEPAAVVAANCGRVQEALRVLEEFGRAEDPALAAEAAAIRYALYDLEVELLRACPAGDQRREQLRRSRLYLITSPAPQLAAVVEAALEGGVRLVQYRAKEGSLGADGEPITDAERLAQAQALRQLCSRFGALFLVNDRIDLALAVDADGVHLGQGDLAPALARRLLGPEKLIGRSTHALSQLRQAVADGSDYVGVGPVNATPTKPGREPVGLEYVRQAVAESPIPCFAIGGLDASNLAAVQAVGCSRVAVVRAITAAPDPAAASRELLALLGSAEADGGADVELGR, encoded by the coding sequence ATGACGGCCCCTGCACAACTCCAGCCGGTGTTGCGCCTGCTCGACGCCAACCTCGATCGCGCCCGCGAGGGCCTGCGGGTGGTGGAGGACTGGTGCCGTTTTGGGCTGGATCGTGCCGATCTGGTGGCCCGGCTCAAGGATCTGCGCCAGCGGTTGGGGCTGTTGCATGCCGATCGCTACAAACAGGCGCGGCACACGGCTGGCGATGTGGCGGCCGGGATGGCCCATCCCGCCCAGGCCCAGCGGCAGGAGCCTGCGGCGGTGGTGGCGGCCAACTGCGGCCGGGTGCAGGAAGCGCTGCGGGTGCTGGAGGAATTCGGCCGTGCGGAGGATCCCGCCCTGGCTGCGGAGGCGGCCGCGATCCGCTACGCCCTTTACGACCTGGAGGTGGAGTTGCTGCGGGCTTGCCCGGCGGGTGATCAGCGCCGGGAGCAGCTGCGGCGCAGCCGGTTGTATCTGATCACCAGTCCAGCCCCTCAGCTCGCGGCGGTGGTGGAAGCAGCGCTTGAGGGCGGTGTGCGCCTGGTGCAATACCGCGCCAAGGAGGGCAGCCTGGGCGCGGATGGTGAGCCGATCACCGATGCGGAACGGCTGGCGCAGGCCCAGGCGCTGCGCCAGCTCTGCAGCCGCTTTGGAGCGTTGTTTCTGGTGAACGACCGCATCGATCTGGCCCTGGCGGTGGATGCCGATGGCGTGCATCTGGGGCAAGGCGATCTGGCCCCGGCGTTGGCCCGCCGGCTGCTTGGCCCCGAGAAGTTGATCGGCCGCAGCACCCATGCCCTCAGCCAGCTGCGTCAGGCTGTGGCCGATGGAAGCGATTACGTGGGTGTGGGTCCGGTGAACGCCACCCCCACCAAGCCTGGCCGCGAGCCGGTGGGCCTGGAGTATGTGCGCCAGGCTGTGGCCGAGAGCCCGATTCCCTGTTTTGCTATCGGCGGCCTGGATGCCTCCAATCTGGCGGCGGTGCAGGCGGTGGGTTGCAGCCGCGTGGCTGTGGTGCGGGCGATCACCGCGGCACCGGATCCTGCGGCGGCCAGCCGCGAGCTTCTGGCGCTGCTCGGCTCCGCTGAAGCCGATGGCGGCGCGGATGTTGAACTGGGCCGATGA
- the thiS gene encoding sulfur carrier protein ThiS — protein sequence MSDSTIDVRLNGDPMQCPEGLSLLQLLELRGYKPQLVVVEFNGEILPRARWADQPVREADAVEVVTIVGGGS from the coding sequence ATGAGCGACTCAACGATCGACGTGCGCCTCAATGGCGATCCGATGCAGTGCCCTGAAGGCCTCTCGCTGCTGCAACTGCTGGAGCTGCGCGGTTACAAACCCCAGCTGGTGGTGGTGGAGTTCAACGGCGAGATTCTGCCCAGGGCGCGCTGGGCTGATCAGCCCGTACGGGAAGCCGATGCCGTGGAAGTGGTCACCATCGTGGGGGGTGGTTCTTAG
- a CDS encoding DUF1517 domain-containing protein, with translation MLPALLSAALALVLLAPQPVEAASGGRIGGGSFRSAPMPRSYGGGGYSGGGYQRGFGGGIGFPFIVPFFFGGGGLFGFLVLMAVVGLVLNAFRGGGGGGQALPAGMRGGDLGSYQPDGPVAIAQLQVGLLASARELQRDLRGLAASSDTSSSSGLQRVLQDSTLALLRHPDLWVYANAEVGQVPFQAAESTFNRLSMTERSKLAGEITTNVGGSRGVASSASAGDADATSDYIAVTLLVASRSRITLKPVNGSEDLREALRVVGSVPSDQLLALEVIWQPEGAGEVLSADELITAYPDLKHL, from the coding sequence ATGCTTCCCGCGTTGCTCAGTGCGGCCCTGGCGCTAGTGCTGCTGGCCCCTCAGCCTGTGGAGGCCGCCAGTGGCGGCCGCATCGGCGGCGGCAGCTTCCGTTCCGCTCCCATGCCCCGCAGCTATGGCGGCGGTGGATACAGCGGTGGTGGCTACCAGCGCGGCTTCGGTGGCGGCATCGGCTTTCCGTTCATCGTGCCGTTCTTCTTCGGCGGTGGTGGTCTGTTTGGCTTCCTGGTGCTGATGGCGGTGGTGGGCCTGGTGCTCAATGCCTTCCGTGGTGGCGGTGGCGGCGGACAGGCCTTGCCCGCTGGGATGCGCGGCGGTGATCTCGGCAGCTACCAGCCTGACGGCCCCGTGGCGATTGCTCAGCTTCAGGTGGGTCTGTTGGCCTCGGCCCGCGAGCTGCAGCGCGATCTGCGCGGCCTTGCGGCCAGCTCCGATACCAGCAGCAGCAGTGGTTTGCAGCGGGTGCTGCAAGACAGCACCCTGGCGTTGCTGCGTCATCCCGACTTGTGGGTGTATGCCAACGCTGAAGTGGGCCAGGTGCCCTTCCAGGCAGCGGAATCCACGTTTAATCGCCTCTCGATGACCGAGCGCAGCAAGCTCGCCGGCGAGATCACCACCAATGTGGGCGGCTCCCGCGGCGTGGCGTCCTCCGCCAGCGCGGGTGATGCCGATGCCACGAGCGATTACATCGCTGTGACCCTGCTGGTGGCCAGCCGTAGCCGGATCACCCTTAAGCCGGTGAACGGCAGTGAGGATCTGCGCGAGGCGTTGCGGGTGGTGGGCTCGGTGCCTTCCGATCAGCTGTTGGCCCTGGAGGTGATCTGGCAACCCGAGGGCGCCGGTGAGGTGCTGAGCGCCGATGAGCTGATCACCGCCTATCCCGATCTGAAGCATCTTTGA
- the larB gene encoding nickel pincer cofactor biosynthesis protein LarB: MSETARLDLQRRQRIGMVEAIWGEHKTAEQIASILLRLQSAGELALATRVDAAKAQAVAALIEANASGAALREQLQFHPEARCLSLGDPAPPRPELGEVLVLSGGTSDLPVASEAQLALHWHGVRCERLLDVGVAGLHRLLGQLERLEQAQVLIACAGMEGALPTVLAGLVPQPVIGVPVSVGYGVSAGGRAALHGMLASCAPGLSVVNIDNGYGAAMAALRILNCSFNSGRAMAPVQEP, encoded by the coding sequence ATGAGCGAAACGGCTCGGCTCGATCTGCAGCGCCGCCAGCGGATCGGCATGGTGGAGGCCATCTGGGGCGAACACAAAACCGCCGAGCAGATCGCGTCGATCCTGCTGCGGCTGCAGAGCGCGGGGGAACTGGCGCTGGCCACTCGCGTGGATGCCGCCAAAGCGCAAGCCGTGGCGGCGCTGATCGAGGCCAACGCTTCAGGTGCTGCGCTGCGCGAACAGCTGCAGTTTCATCCCGAGGCCCGCTGCCTCAGCCTCGGGGATCCCGCGCCGCCGCGGCCAGAGCTCGGCGAGGTGCTGGTGCTCAGCGGCGGCACCAGTGATCTGCCGGTGGCCAGCGAAGCGCAACTGGCTCTGCACTGGCATGGGGTGCGCTGTGAACGGCTGCTGGATGTGGGCGTGGCGGGCTTGCATCGGCTGCTTGGGCAGCTGGAGCGGCTGGAGCAGGCCCAGGTGCTGATCGCCTGTGCCGGCATGGAAGGAGCCCTGCCCACCGTGCTAGCCGGCCTGGTGCCGCAGCCGGTGATCGGCGTACCGGTGAGCGTGGGCTATGGGGTGAGCGCCGGCGGGCGGGCGGCCCTGCACGGGATGCTCGCCAGCTGCGCTCCGGGGCTGAGCGTGGTGAACATCGACAACGGCTACGGCGCCGCGATGGCCGCGCTGCGGATCCTCAACTGCAGCTTCAACAGTGGCCGCGCAATGGCTCCTGTGCAGGAGCCTTGA
- a CDS encoding TIGR03792 family protein, producing MSWRTLARVLAHALCLLMLLAGHPDVAIAEQQQPGGSFEVAVVEHLRVKVPAEARQAWLEAERGSWEPWLAEQEGYLGRDLLWDAEREEGTLLIRWANREQWKAIPLAEVEAVQERFEQLARQATGTRQGNPFPLVFEGELQPAA from the coding sequence ATGAGCTGGCGCACGCTGGCTAGGGTTTTGGCCCACGCGCTTTGCTTGCTGATGCTGCTAGCCGGCCATCCCGATGTGGCGATCGCTGAGCAGCAACAGCCTGGCGGCAGCTTTGAAGTGGCGGTGGTGGAGCACCTTCGCGTGAAAGTGCCAGCTGAAGCCCGTCAAGCCTGGCTGGAAGCCGAGCGGGGCAGCTGGGAGCCCTGGCTGGCTGAGCAAGAGGGCTATCTGGGGCGTGATCTGCTCTGGGATGCGGAGCGGGAAGAGGGCACCTTGCTAATCCGCTGGGCCAACCGCGAGCAGTGGAAGGCCATCCCCCTGGCGGAGGTGGAAGCCGTGCAGGAGCGCTTCGAGCAGTTGGCCCGCCAAGCCACCGGCACCCGCCAAGGCAATCCGTTCCCGCTGGTGTTTGAAGGCGAGCTGCAACCAGCGGCATGA
- the ispF gene encoding 2-C-methyl-D-erythritol 2,4-cyclodiphosphate synthase — protein sequence MQLRIGNGYDIHRLVPGRPLILGGQQLEHPAGLGLDGHSDADVLVHAIMDALLGALSLGDIGKYFPPDDPQWKGADSLVLLEQVVALVAERGWSVINVDSVVIAERPKLKPHIAAMRAAIAARMGLEPDQVGVKATTNEQLGPEGREEGISCQAVALLQKP from the coding sequence ATGCAGCTCCGAATCGGCAACGGCTACGACATTCACCGCCTGGTGCCGGGCCGGCCGCTGATCCTGGGGGGCCAACAGCTGGAGCATCCCGCCGGCCTCGGCCTCGATGGCCACAGCGATGCCGATGTGCTGGTGCACGCGATCATGGATGCCCTGCTCGGCGCCCTCTCCCTGGGCGACATCGGTAAATACTTCCCGCCCGACGATCCGCAGTGGAAGGGGGCCGACAGCCTGGTGCTACTGGAGCAGGTGGTGGCGCTGGTGGCCGAACGGGGCTGGAGCGTGATCAACGTGGATTCCGTGGTGATCGCCGAGCGCCCCAAGCTCAAACCCCACATCGCCGCGATGCGCGCCGCCATCGCCGCCCGCATGGGTCTGGAGCCTGATCAGGTGGGGGTGAAAGCCACCACCAATGAACAACTGGGCCCCGAGGGGCGCGAGGAGGGCATCTCCTGCCAGGCGGTGGCGCTGCTGCAGAAGCCATGA
- a CDS encoding diguanylate cyclase: MASINIHLSHSRRFAVVLSALLLSGLGSLSAFTYLRSRQQFDRQMVTEILPLTSDAVAANIDRLISQPILASRLTADNSLLVDLLVRGDQQPGSIASYLRSIQRNTGAATAFLVSEQSHRYYGPSGLIKTINPSSNSDAWYQRFIQSGRPIEINIDRDTADPTKTLAFVNVRIEGDNRKLLGVAGLGIDVDFLRSKLADYQNQYRSRLFIVNTAGRIVLASDSSTGDLAKHPDIGQSSDTLLSHPKQTLKLAADGREIYVNAIQIPRSGWTLVVIQQPDAEEQALRRLLLQNSVAALLIGCLLIIVGRFTIGRDQEQLEHSAKTDNLSGLLNRQAFAAIFKDLSSRGTRTDSGLAIALMDIDHFKRVNDTYGHPAGDAVIRAVAAAIKASVRESDPVFRWGGEEFLLLLPMSNLEQAVTRLEALRSRLRTTEIQLEAADARTSITLSFGVTLHRPGETSAAALERADQALYEAKRTGRDRICVHDQMGLNSPTS; this comes from the coding sequence ATGGCCTCAATCAACATCCATCTCAGCCACTCGCGGCGCTTCGCCGTCGTGCTCTCCGCACTGTTGCTCAGCGGACTTGGCAGCCTCTCGGCATTCACCTACCTGCGATCACGCCAACAGTTTGATCGGCAGATGGTCACGGAAATCCTCCCGCTCACCTCAGATGCTGTTGCTGCCAACATCGACCGACTGATCAGCCAGCCCATACTTGCCTCCAGGCTGACTGCCGACAACAGCCTGCTGGTTGACCTCCTCGTTCGCGGCGACCAACAGCCAGGCTCAATCGCCTCCTACCTGCGCTCGATTCAACGGAACACCGGCGCCGCCACTGCTTTTTTGGTATCCGAACAATCGCACAGGTACTACGGTCCCTCAGGCCTGATTAAAACAATCAATCCCAGCTCCAACAGCGATGCCTGGTATCAGCGGTTTATCCAGTCGGGAAGACCAATTGAAATCAATATCGATCGCGACACAGCTGATCCCACCAAAACGCTGGCCTTCGTGAATGTGCGCATCGAAGGGGACAACCGCAAACTCCTGGGCGTTGCCGGCCTGGGTATTGATGTGGATTTTCTTCGCAGCAAACTGGCTGATTATCAAAACCAATACCGATCACGTCTATTCATTGTGAATACTGCCGGCCGCATTGTGCTGGCATCAGACAGCAGCACGGGGGATCTGGCAAAACATCCTGATATCGGCCAGAGCAGCGATACCCTCCTCAGCCACCCCAAACAAACCTTAAAACTAGCCGCTGATGGACGTGAAATTTATGTGAATGCGATCCAGATTCCCCGCTCCGGCTGGACGCTGGTGGTGATTCAACAGCCAGATGCTGAAGAACAGGCTTTGCGGCGCCTACTGCTTCAGAACAGCGTTGCGGCATTGCTGATCGGTTGCCTGTTGATCATTGTGGGTCGGTTCACAATCGGTCGCGACCAAGAGCAACTCGAGCATTCAGCCAAAACCGACAATCTCAGCGGCTTGCTGAATCGCCAGGCCTTTGCAGCAATTTTCAAAGATCTGAGCAGCCGTGGTACTCGCACTGACTCCGGGCTTGCCATCGCCTTGATGGATATCGACCACTTCAAACGGGTCAATGACACCTACGGCCATCCCGCTGGCGATGCCGTGATTCGAGCGGTGGCGGCAGCCATCAAAGCCAGTGTGCGCGAGAGCGATCCGGTGTTCCGCTGGGGAGGCGAGGAGTTTCTACTGCTCCTGCCGATGTCGAACCTGGAGCAGGCCGTGACCCGGCTGGAGGCCCTACGCAGCCGGCTGCGCACCACGGAGATTCAGCTCGAAGCCGCAGATGCCCGCACCAGCATCACGCTCAGCTTCGGGGTCACCCTGCATCGCCCCGGCGAAACCAGCGCAGCAGCACTCGAGCGGGCTGATCAGGCTCTCTATGAAGCCAAGCGCACGGGCCGCGACCGGATCTGCGTGCACGATCAGATGGGGTTGAATTCACCCACCAGCTGA
- a CDS encoding HlyD family secretion protein: MSEREQQPESSPAISSKGQLVVIGLATALLLTAIGVLLHALTTRSRDAVVEADFIELSTPISGRLASLKGETGTAVSQGDPLAMVENPRASEAEIRRLETALDTAEADQLTIEKELLQQRRLLVDFERDAKGQHQLEVERNRNELDQLQADLARERKELAFSQRDLKRQEELYRAGAVAQNVVDRARTSLETNQEQVRSLEARIRAQTNRVQAAERNLNLDRTRGGTDPLPRLQETRIRLAQLEGQMAGLERKVKGLRGQLNTARLLYKQERDVWIDSPIQGVIWKILSRVGDTLKPDQPLLKLVNCQQRWVNTTVSESDLRRLRIGTRARIDLIGEDLDLSGSVDLIRSGVGRISGQNDDAVARPINLARQSEVRVRIDSDVPAPPKKLCFVGYSARVIFR; encoded by the coding sequence ATGAGCGAGCGCGAGCAGCAACCAGAGTCTTCCCCTGCGATCAGCAGCAAGGGCCAGCTCGTGGTGATTGGGCTGGCTACGGCTTTGCTGCTCACCGCCATCGGTGTGCTCCTGCATGCGCTCACCACCCGCTCCCGCGATGCTGTGGTGGAAGCCGACTTCATTGAGCTGAGCACGCCGATCAGTGGTCGCCTCGCGAGCCTCAAGGGAGAAACGGGCACGGCCGTGAGCCAGGGCGATCCCCTGGCGATGGTGGAGAACCCACGCGCCAGTGAGGCAGAGATCCGCCGCCTTGAAACCGCACTCGATACGGCTGAGGCCGACCAATTGACGATTGAGAAAGAGCTGCTTCAGCAGCGCCGATTGCTGGTGGACTTTGAGCGTGATGCCAAGGGGCAGCATCAGTTGGAGGTGGAGCGCAATCGCAATGAACTCGATCAGCTCCAGGCTGATCTGGCGCGGGAGCGTAAGGAACTGGCGTTCAGCCAGCGGGATCTGAAGCGGCAGGAGGAGCTCTATCGGGCCGGGGCCGTGGCTCAAAATGTGGTCGATCGAGCCCGCACCTCGCTAGAGACCAACCAGGAGCAGGTGCGCTCGCTGGAAGCCCGTATCCGTGCTCAGACCAATCGCGTTCAAGCTGCTGAGCGCAATCTGAATCTCGACCGCACCCGGGGCGGCACTGATCCGTTGCCGCGCCTGCAGGAGACCCGGATTCGCCTGGCTCAGCTCGAGGGCCAGATGGCAGGCCTTGAGCGCAAGGTTAAAGGCCTCAGAGGGCAGCTCAACACAGCGCGATTGCTCTACAAGCAGGAGCGAGACGTATGGATTGACTCCCCGATTCAGGGCGTGATTTGGAAGATCCTGTCTCGTGTTGGCGACACGCTCAAGCCAGATCAGCCCCTGCTGAAGCTTGTGAACTGCCAGCAACGCTGGGTGAATACCACGGTGTCGGAGTCTGACCTGCGACGTCTCCGCATCGGCACCCGCGCCAGAATCGATCTGATTGGTGAAGATCTTGATCTGAGCGGGTCTGTGGATTTGATCCGCTCCGGTGTTGGAAGGATCAGCGGACAGAACGACGACGCCGTGGCTCGACCGATCAACTTGGCCCGGCAGAGTGAGGTGCGGGTTCGAATCGATAGTGATGTACCAGCGCCTCCGAAAAAGCTCTGTTTTGTTGGTTATTCAGCCAGGGTGATCTTCCGGTGA